CGCTTTGCCGGTCTGGTGGCGGACTTTCGCCCCGACGTTCTGGTTCATTGCGCCGGCGCCGCCTCGGTGGTCGGCTCGGTAGCCAGCCCTTACGAAGATTTCGGCGCTTCCGCCGGCATCTGCGCTTTTACGCTGGAAACGCTGCGCCAACAGGCGCCGGCCTGCCAATTTATCCTTTTGTCCAGCGCTTCGATTTACGGCAACCCTTCCTCCCTGCCGGTGGCGGAGACCGCTCCCCGCCGGCCTTTGTCGCCTTACGGGTATCATAAAGCCATCTGCGAACTGCTGGTGGAAGAGTATGCTGCCGTGTACGGATTACCCGCCGCCGTGCTGAGAATATTTTCCGCCTATGGGGAAGGTCTGCGGCGGCAGGTGGTATTTGACCTTTGCCGCAAGTTTTCCCAACCCGGGTCCCGTTCCGTGACCCTATACGGTACAGGCAGGGAAACACGGGATTTTATCCATGGGGAGGATGTGGCCGCCGCCGTAGGCTGTATAGTCGCCGCCGGCGCCGGGGGAGTATACAATATTGCTTCCGGCTGCCAGACCGCCATCGGCGACCTGGCCGCCATGGTCAGGGAATATCTGGGCAGTGATAAAGCCATTGGCTATACCGGCGCGGTCCGCCGGGGGGAACCCCTCTGCTGGCAGGCTGATACCGCCAGGGCCCGGTCAATGGGTTTTACCCCCGCCGTCGGTTTGGCGGACGGGGTCAGGCGGTACTGCGACTGGTTCCGGCGGCAGGAGCAGCTATAAATCCTGCCCAACACCGGGACCAATCTTTGCAAAAGCAGACCTCCATGCCAATATATTGGGCAGCACAAGGGATGAAAATGGAGAACGTTTAACCGCAGAGGCGCAGAGAGCACAGAGGAACGCGGACGGTTTTATGATTTTATTATTTGCTTCCTCTTCGTTATTCTTTCTCTGTGGCCCTCCGTGTCCTCTGTGTCTCTGTGGTAAGTGGTAACACCCACTTATAGAAGTGGGTGTCTTCGAAATCGGATAAACCCGGGAAAGAAGGGAGTAGAAATGCCAAATGAACCCGGCGATCTAGATAATCTGGATATGGTAATTGAGCAAACTCGAAAATTGTTTAGAAAATTACCTCCTTCCATTCGGCCCCAAAAAGGTTATCGTTCAGTAAATTCACGTACACCGGAAGAAGCCAGGGCGCTGGCCAGGGCAGTTTACTTTTCTGTAAAAAAAGCCGAGGAAGACGGCTACATTACAAAAGTACCGGGGGGGTATAAGATGCAATGGACAGCCGCGAAAAAATAATAGATGCTGCAAAAAATGAAAACCCTTTAAAAAGGCAAATGCATATTGCGGCAATAATATCCACTGAATTAAGTAAAAAAGGTACTAATATTGTAATGGTTGGCGGATCAGCAGTAGAGTTT
This window of the Methylomusa anaerophila genome carries:
- a CDS encoding NAD-dependent epimerase/dehydratase family protein — protein: MKKRVLVTGAGGFLGRYICRYFLRQGWTVAGAGRGKSLDLGGREREMAAYWSTTLPDPRFAGLVADFRPDVLVHCAGAASVVGSVASPYEDFGASAGICAFTLETLRQQAPACQFILLSSASIYGNPSSLPVAETAPRRPLSPYGYHKAICELLVEEYAAVYGLPAAVLRIFSAYGEGLRRQVVFDLCRKFSQPGSRSVTLYGTGRETRDFIHGEDVAAAVGCIVAAGAGGVYNIASGCQTAIGDLAAMVREYLGSDKAIGYTGAVRRGEPLCWQADTARARSMGFTPAVGLADGVRRYCDWFRRQEQL